A segment of the Candidatus Protochlamydia naegleriophila genome:
CCCAATATTCGACGTTGAAAGAGATGACTGAATCGATTGGGGAAACGTTCTTCTCATACATTTTATCATCGATGACAGTGCCGACTGACTGGGTTTCAAAAACTGTTATGGTAGCAATATTGCTTACGCTGCGATTATATGCGCCATTTGCCATATCCACAGCGAAGCTGTTAGGGGGAGGAACATTAACTGTAACAGGGCCTTCTCCACTTACATACCCAGGAGCGCTTTGGCGTGAACTTAGGCCGGAGTTATTGACTTGATTAGCATTTTGTTGCTTCGAAACGGTAATGCTATATTTGTCTAAATAACTTTGAAGATCGTTGTCTTTAATGAAGTTGGTCACCCAATTATTGTTTGGCTGTACAGTTTGATTATAAGAATTTGTTGCATTGTTGTAATTGTTAATGGCCGTCCCTCTTGCAGCCCAATAGTCATTTATCCAATTGACCGAGTTTCGATATCCTTCTGTCAAAGCATTATAAATGCCTTCTTTCCCCTTAGGAACGGTAAAATTATCGCCATTCTTTGTAATTCCGTTGTCTTGCAAAGCTTGGACATAGGCATTATACGCATTCCTAAAACTTTGGAAGTTGGACCGGTCTTGGCTATTTTGATTGTTCATGTCGTTAATGCGATTATTCTGCGCATCGACTAGGTTTTTCATCGTTGTTGTCTGCGTTTGCAGCTGCGTAGTTTTTTGCATGGCTTCTTTTTGCGATTCGATGATGGCTGCTGCACGGATACTAAATTGATCGACTAATCCCAATGCTTGCAAACCCGCAGCGCGGCTGTCCTTTTTTCGCGTGACCTGGTCAATAAAATCGGAGGTGCGAAATTGTTGGTTGAGCTCTACCTTGGCATCGTTGAGAATTTTAAAAAATTCATTGATCGATCCAGAAGTGATAGAAGGGCTCAGTAAGGTGGGCACACCTACTGTTGGCCCTGAAAAACGCTCATTCAATTCGTCTGTTGTGAACGAACGTATTAGGGAATCTTGAATCGCTGGTGGAAGACTTTGAAAAACAGGGCTTTGAATATAAGAGAAAGATTGAAGATTCGATGATCCACCCACGCTGGTAATATCTGACATGGCCATTCTCCTTGTGCTATTGTCTAAGACTTATCTCGCTTCTAGCAGGAAAAAAGCCAATCAAATCTGCAAACGAGATAAATCACTCATTTACGTGTCAGAAAAAATCATTAATCGTTAATTGTTAAATTAATAATTTCTCTAGGCCCTTATTCTTATTTTAGCATAGATTTTATTTAATTACAGTATCAATTGGCATTTAAATTGGATTAATTAAATTTATTTTACCATTGACACTTTATGGCTCTCGGATTTAAACATTGACATTTGATGGAATCAATTTCTCTTGACAATCATTCAAAGGAGGGATTGCTTGAAAGAAATGGGTCTACCTTTAAACGCCATTCAGGGTCTAGATTAAATGCCTTTCGTGCTCAATAAAATCGCTTTTCCTTTTGCTAGTGTTGACCAGATTAAATTTTTTCAAAACGCCTTTTTTCAAAGTCTGAGGAGTTCCTCGGTTCGCTCTGTTTTACAAAGTTTGGAGACAGAAAACAAGCATTATGTTGCCTTTGAAGCAAGAATTGAGGGGCATTTGGTGGGACTTGTTTTGGCTGAGGTATTTGCGAGTAATCGGACTGGTCAATTTTATCTTCTCTTTGTAGAAGAGGGGTATCGTGGTCAGGGAATTGGGCAAGCCTTGTTTACTTGCATGCAAAATTTTTTGGTTAAGGAAGAAAAGGTTTTTGCCATTGGCCTTGAGTACGAAGAGGGGACTCCTCATACGCAGGCGATGGAGAAGATATTAGCTCATCATCACTGGACAATTCCTTCTGTTTATCTTTTGCGCTGTCATTTTGACTCTTATCATTTTGATCCCAAGTGGCTTTATCTGCCTTTTAACTTGCCTGCCAATATGGAATTCTTTCAGTGGCAGGATTTGACGGCACAAGATAGAGAGGATCTTCAGAAAATAAAAGAGGGAAAAGGGTTGAATCCTCTCCTGTGGCCGTTTCGAGAAGAGAGCACAATCGATCTTCTGACTAGTGTCGGGTTGCGCAGAGACAATCAACTTGTTGGCTGGAGCATTACCAATCGTTTAGGAGATACTATCCGCTACTCGATTCTTTACGTTGAAAAAGAGCTTCAAGCATTGGGCTATGGCATTCAGCTTCTCATTGAATCTATCCGTCAGCATGATCGCCTCATGCATGGCGATAATCCAGCTCCAAGAGCTTTATTTGAAATTGTTTTGTCCCAAATTAATGCAACATGGACAAGATTTGTTGAAAGACGCTTAGTTCCTTACTCGACGAAAGTAGACAGAATGAAATGGGCGTTAAAGTTCTTTAATGAAAATATCCCTCTATAGGCTGCTCGCTGGATTCAAATGTAGATCTGGATGGCCCATTTCATGCGTTCTACTCTATCTGAAATGGGAATTAACCGTTTTTTCACAAATCGGCGCCATGAGAGATCAATTTCTTGCAGATTGATTTCAAAGATGGCACGTGGAATCGGCAATTGTTTGTGGAGTCGAATCGATTCTGACAACAGCAGAATGCCATATCCTGAAAATTGGAAGTCCTTATCGATATACAGGGCCGAATAGCGGAGGGTATCTGGATCCAGGCGGTGGGTAATGCTCCAGCCAATGACTTGGTTTTTGTAGCGAAGCCCAACGCTTGTTGGAAGATCGATTTGCTTTTCTTCGCGAAAAGGCGATAAATAGGGGAGGAACATTCCCTGATCCCTCATGAAGGCAATTCTCTTTCTTTCCTCTGCAGTCAAATCTTTCCACTTAAATAATTCCATTTCTGGAGGAAATCGGTTCGCTAAATGAATCCAGCGAGGATTAAAGGCATAGGCATCGAAATGGCACCGCACGAGGTAGAGCTTAGGAGGGTTCCATTGCCGATGCGCTAAAATTTTTTCAATGGCTGGTGCGTAGGCATCGTTTTTTTCATATTCGAAGCCTAAGGCGAAGATGTGGTCTTGTTCCTTTAGAGTGGTTTCTAAGCATTGAAAAAGGGCCTGTCCAATTCCCCGCTGTCGATAGTTTTCTTTAACAACCAGTGAATAGAGTTGGGCGGTTTGATTGATAGAAAAGTATTGTGCCATTGCACACCCTACGAGTTCGCCGTCTAAACGGGCTTCGGTTGCAACCCAATATCCCTCTTCTGCAGTCAGCTCTTTTAGACGTTCCAAAGCTTGTGGGAGAATCAGACGTTCATAGGCTTTGAACTCTTGAGTATCATAATCTGGAAGGGAAAAACGATTGAGGATGAGCATTTTGTCATTCATGAGAATCCTTTTAACTCCACTTGTTTCCTAGGATTGCGGCTTAGGCTTGAGGTTGCGCGTGATTCGATTCACCACTCAGACTAAAAGTGTATAACCTATCGCGAATTTTTTGACTTTCGTTTTGGGAAATGGAGTGTAATACAAATGTGGATGAGGGGGAAAAATTAGGCGTGCCTTTTGATGGCACGCCTAACTCTCAATTAAGCGATTTTTTGATCGTCGCGTTTGATAACGGGAGGCTTTTTGTCTAAGACTGTTTCTTTCTCGATGAGAATTTCAGAGATTGTATCATCCGATGGAACTTCAAACATGTGTTCGCGCATGAGATTCTCTAATATTAGAC
Coding sequences within it:
- a CDS encoding GNAT family N-acetyltransferase; translation: MPFVLNKIAFPFASVDQIKFFQNAFFQSLRSSSVRSVLQSLETENKHYVAFEARIEGHLVGLVLAEVFASNRTGQFYLLFVEEGYRGQGIGQALFTCMQNFLVKEEKVFAIGLEYEEGTPHTQAMEKILAHHHWTIPSVYLLRCHFDSYHFDPKWLYLPFNLPANMEFFQWQDLTAQDREDLQKIKEGKGLNPLLWPFREESTIDLLTSVGLRRDNQLVGWSITNRLGDTIRYSILYVEKELQALGYGIQLLIESIRQHDRLMHGDNPAPRALFEIVLSQINATWTRFVERRLVPYSTKVDRMKWALKFFNENIPL
- a CDS encoding GNAT family N-acetyltransferase translates to MNDKMLILNRFSLPDYDTQEFKAYERLILPQALERLKELTAEEGYWVATEARLDGELVGCAMAQYFSINQTAQLYSLVVKENYRQRGIGQALFQCLETTLKEQDHIFALGFEYEKNDAYAPAIEKILAHRQWNPPKLYLVRCHFDAYAFNPRWIHLANRFPPEMELFKWKDLTAEERKRIAFMRDQGMFLPYLSPFREEKQIDLPTSVGLRYKNQVIGWSITHRLDPDTLRYSALYIDKDFQFSGYGILLLSESIRLHKQLPIPRAIFEINLQEIDLSWRRFVKKRLIPISDRVERMKWAIQIYI